The Amaranthus tricolor cultivar Red isolate AtriRed21 chromosome 2, ASM2621246v1, whole genome shotgun sequence genome contains the following window.
CTAATTTTGTCCACTAATACAACATCAGCAAATAACATGCATCATGAATTTCTCCATGGATTGGTCTTTTTCTCATCTATGATTGCTGAATAGGGCTCACAGCGGAACCTTGATATAGAGCAATTACGGTCAGAACATCTTCAGCAGTTTGTCCATATGTTTTGTTTGCAGTCactcatatatatattagaCCAAGGGAGAAGCCGGAAAATAAAGTTAAGGGGGCCGAAAAAATATGAAGCAGTGCTAGGAATATCTAATCAAAAAATTTTCACACCTTTCTTTGTCACAACCCACCCAAGTATTCCCTTAGTACTTTGTCATATGCcttttttaatcaataaaaattaagtgCATGTCTTTAGGTTGTTTTTCTTTAGCCTAAAGTACTCCATTTGTTGTTACATACTTACATCCGATCAAAAGATTCTATCGAAAGTCGTTCCAACATTAAACCAAACtggttttcaaaaatatttaagcATCTTCTCTTTCCTACAGCATCATTAGTGTGGCTCATAAACTATAATGCATAAGCCCTTTGATTTTGAACATACGTATTATAATGCATATGCTTCAATTGACAtatgttaattttatatatCTTGTTGAAGAGAATAGTTAACCTATGTAATCTCATTTGCTCCAAACATTTCCAAGGCTCAATGGGAGGACGACCGAAATTCTTTCTTTTGATTCATTTTTATTCAAATCTTCGTCCAGATTCACTTTGTTCATCCgtctcaaaaaattaaataccagttcccttgacttgttccttcaagATGTCTCATGTATGTCCGTTGAATAGGTCGTCAAAGTACTCCTCCCTTTCATGTATAATCTATCTTTATCACTTCATCTTGGACAACAAGGCTGGCTGTTTATCCTAAACCATACTTCAAAATATCACGCACTATCATATCACGACAGTCTATAGTAACTTTTTATCTTTTCACAAATGAAATACATGCTGAGACATTCTGAAAGCATCAGCATCGATCATGAAAGTCGTTTGTAACTGCAACCACGTTTTTTTACTATGTACTATACATACTTCACCCAACTAAAATCTTTTTCTAGTCGCTTGTCTCCTTTTGGCAATCCTATGAAGCTCTTCCTACCCTTCTCTAAGTGTAACTTGGCGTATACCTCTTCATACACTTTTAAACTTGCCTCAAATACCAATTGCTTTGACTTAAATTTAGCTTCTTTGTATTTTTTAGTGTTCTCCTAACTCCTACATATCCTTAAAGATTAATAGCATTCTTTAGTTTTATTGCAACCTTCACTCTCATTCCACCATTTTTTGTCATATTTCCTAACATAAAATTTGTGGTTCTcttaaaatattctaagttgCATGAGTGATACAAATTTTCATCTTAGTTTCTAATAAATATAGATTataggaaaaaaatataaaaaacgttTTAGACTGTTAGTGTAAGAAcctaaatatttaaaagtaGCAACTAGCTCTTTACACACTAACTCGGGATATAATGGACGTCAAAGAAAAACACACATTTTATATCTCAGTTCTGGTGAATACTAAGATATTTCACATAAATCTCTTGGAATTTTTACTCAAAACGAAAACTTTCAATAAACATTCTCACATATTTctaacaatgaacaaatttcaaaaaagaaaagtcAAAGTTCAAATCTTGGGACTTCATCCTAATTTAAATCCATTGGCCTTTAGAGGAAAGCATCAATCTAAGTTTAACTCAAGAAAGGCTAATAAGATTAcatatccaaaaaaaaaatcctacaAGGTTCAACAGATTAGAGATAATGTTTGCATAGGGATTAGGTTATCAATTCATCAGCAACATAAAATAAAGGGTAAAGCACGATgcccaataagaaaatgagagcATGTAAGCAAAATGATGTTATAATATAAAGAGCTCACCTGTTACTAACAGTAAACATCTCGTCATTTTGATTTATCATGACATGATCCAATGGACAATATTTTTCACCAGTTCCCTGATCATGTAATACCGAATGCCTATGGCTAAAAGTACCCCTCTCAACATCCTGACCACTCAGTCGAACATGATTGCCTTCAACTAGTAAAGTAGCAAAGGCTAATGCTTCACCAACTGCCCAATCAATGCCCTCCCCTGTTTCAATCATCTGAGCCCGACTCTCATATATCCTTTTCACAGCTTTGTGCGGCCTGAAGGTTTCAGGAAGTGTCGTGATTGCTTTGCCAACATTCTTCAAGATCTCTGGTTTAACCCTGAATAAATATTACAGGAAACAAAAACAGACAATGAAATATTGAAGCACAAATTCACAAAAGGTGTGACAACATATTAATGAAAGGTCAAAGAAGATACCCAGTGTTACGGATTCTAGAAAGCTGCTCAGGAGACTTGAAACCTAGCCAGTAAGCAGAAAGCCAGTCCCTTCTTTGAGGCACATATTCCTTGCTTGCATCAAACTCCTCATTGAGGATTGTCATAACCTTTTTTTGGATCTGCTCAACTTCTTCCTTCGCCATGTCTCCAGATTCAAGAACTTTCTTCTTGTATATATCAAGCGAAGAAGGATGATTTCGAATGACCTATTAAAAAGATCAAGCTGAGAAGAAAGTATATTTTCCTTCTTACACTAAACAAGATTCAAAATTAAGGCCATTAGGCACATGAAAGTCTTGTATGCTAAAAACGAAGAGACTGAACATGTGTATTCTAAGATAAGTTGAAGAAGCTATAGTAAACTGAAGGGgaaaaagagagaaagaagtCCCAAGAAATATACAacctacaacaacaacaataacaataacaatgacagagccttaatcccaaatcccaaaagattggttGAGTGAAATTTCAATTGACATACCTTGTACATTTTTGGTTGAGTGAAGGATGGCTCATCTATCTCATTGTGACCAAATCTACGATAGCAAACTATGTCCACCACGACATCTGAGTGGAAGGTCTGACGCCACTCAGCTGCAAGCTCACAAACACGAACCACAGCTTCAAAATCATCCCCATTTACATGAAAGATGGGGGCATTGAGAGCTTTTGCAACATCCGTGCAGTACTGTGAAGATCTTCCTGACCTTGGATCTGTTGTAAAGGCAACTTGATTGTTCACCACAATATGAATAGTACCACCAGTAGTGTAATTTGGAAGAGCACTTAGATGGAGTGTCTCATAGACTACACCTTGTCCTGCAAAACTACCATCACCATGGATCAAAACTGCCATATTTTTTGTCCTGTCAGCATCATTAGAATAGTACTGTTTAGCTCTTGTTTTCCCAACCACAACGGGATCCACAGCTTCCAAGTGACTAGGATTTGCAACCAAAGAGAGATGGATCCGCTTCCCACCCCTGGTTGGTCTATCATAAGAAGTACCTAAATGATATTTGACATCTCCAGTTCCTGTGTAAAGTCCTACCTCATCAGTAGGTTTTGTGCCTCCACTGAATTCACTAAATATCTGCCGAAGGGGTTTTCTCACGACATTTCCCAGCACATTTAATCTACCCCTGTGTGACATTCCAATGACTATACTCTCAACACCAAGATCTGCTGATCGATCAAACATCTCCTTCATGCCAGGAATGAGTGTTTCACACCCTTCAAGACCAAACCTTTTAGCTGTAGTCCACTTAGTTGCCAAGAAACTCTCAAACTGAGTACTCCATATAAGTCTGTCAAGCATGACATGGCGCCTTTCCTTGTTATATTCCATTGGTGTAGGGGTCTCAATTTTGTCTCTCAACCAATTACACTGCTCATGATCAGCTATATGCATATACTCATAACCCACACTCCCACAATACGCCTGCTCGAGACGGTTAAGGATATTTCTAAGGGTCTGAACAGGGCGATTTTCTGACAAAAACCCAGCCATCCTCCATACCCCAAGG
Protein-coding sequences here:
- the LOC130806495 gene encoding uncharacterized protein LOC130806495 is translated as MAWFRAGSSVAKLAIRRTVAQGRSYVTRTHVIDSRTRNTVNSVHRCFHSTVVKPRAAPVPRPVPLSRLTDSFLDGTSSVYLEELQRAWEADPNSVDESWDNFFRNFVGQAATSPGISGQTIQESMRLLLLVRAYQVNGHFKAKLDPLNLEERPVPDDLNLEVYGFSEADLDREFFLGVWRMAGFLSENRPVQTLRNILNRLEQAYCGSVGYEYMHIADHEQCNWLRDKIETPTPMEYNKERRHVMLDRLIWSTQFESFLATKWTTAKRFGLEGCETLIPGMKEMFDRSADLGVESIVIGMSHRGRLNVLGNVVRKPLRQIFSEFSGGTKPTDEVGLYTGTGDVKYHLGTSYDRPTRGGKRIHLSLVANPSHLEAVDPVVVGKTRAKQYYSNDADRTKNMAVLIHGDGSFAGQGVVYETLHLSALPNYTTGGTIHIVVNNQVAFTTDPRSGRSSQYCTDVAKALNAPIFHVNGDDFEAVVRVCELAAEWRQTFHSDVVVDIVCYRRFGHNEIDEPSFTQPKMYKVIRNHPSSLDIYKKKVLESGDMAKEEVEQIQKKVMTILNEEFDASKEYVPQRRDWLSAYWLGFKSPEQLSRIRNTGVKPEILKNVGKAITTLPETFRPHKAVKRIYESRAQMIETGEGIDWAVGEALAFATLLVEGNHVRLSGQDVERGTFSHRHSVLHDQGTGEKYCPLDHVMINQNDEMFTVSNSSLSEFGVLGFELGYSMENPNSLVLWEAQFGDFSNGAQVMFDQFLSSGEAKWLRQTGLVVLLPHGYDGQGPEHSSARLERFLQMSDDNPYVIPEMEPTLRKQIQECNWQVVNVTTPANYFHVLRRQIHREFRKPLIVTSPKNLLRHKKCISNLSEFDDVKGHPGFDEQGTRFKRLIKDQNMHSDCEEGIRRLVLCSGKVYYELDEQRRKVEGGDVAICRVEQLCPFPYDLVQRELKRYPNAEIVWCQEEPMNMGAYSYIAPRLYTTMKSVNRGSIDDIKYVGRPPSAATATGFITVHSKEQTELVEKALQPEPIQFP